In one window of Mus pahari chromosome 3, PAHARI_EIJ_v1.1, whole genome shotgun sequence DNA:
- the Tmem230 gene encoding transmembrane protein 230: MMPSRTNLTTGIPSSKVKYSRLSSTDDGYIDLQFKKSPPKIPYKAIALATVLFLIGTFLIIIGSLLLSGYISKGGADRAVPVLIIGILVFLPGFYHLRIAYYASKGYRGYSYDDIPDFDD, from the exons ATGATGCCGTCTCGTACCAACCTGACAACTGGAATCCCCAGCAGTAAAGTCAAATATTCAAGGCTTTCCAGCACAGATGATGGCTACATTGACCTTCAG ttTAAAAAAAGTCCTCCTAAGATCCCTTACAAGGCCATTGCCCTTGCCACCGTGTTGTTTTTGATTGGCACCTTTCTCATAATCATAGGCTCTCTTCTGCTGTCGGGCTACATCAGCAAAGGG GGGGCAGACCGAGCCGTTCCTGTCCTCATCATTGGCATTTTGGTGTTCCTGCCGGGATTTTACCATTTGCGCATCGCCTACTATGCATCCAAGGGCTACCGGGGTTACTCCTACGATGACATTCCAGACTTTGATGACTAG